The Pandoraea apista genomic interval CAACACAAGGCCGAACGACGGATCGCGCAACATGCGGCGCGCCTGCTCCCACGCCGCTTCCGCCTTGGCAATGTCGCGCGTGCGGTCTTGCGTCTCCCAGGTGTAGCCTTCGCCCATCACATGGAACTCGCACTCGTCGGGAAAGCGCCGCAGGAATTTCTCCTCGCCGGTCGGGATCGCGCCCTTGATGAATTGCACCACGCCCGTCTTCATACCGTGGCCCATCGCGCGCACCACCATGCCGAAACCGGAACTCGACTTGCCCTTTCCGTTGCCGGTCGTGATGACGATCACGCCGCAGTCGCGCTGCGCCTGCGCGATTTTGTCGTCGATGACCGCTTTCTTGCGCACCATGCGCGAGCGGTGGCGCTCGTTGCGGCCGTCGTCGCCGGCAGTGGCACTTTCAGGTTGGGATTGCGGCTTGTCTTGCGTCATGAACATCACCTGTCAAAAGCAGGCGCACGGCCTAACATGGCCGTACGCGGATGAGAGTGTACGCCTGTGTATCCCCACGGGGCTGATAAGGACCGTGGCGTCGGACATGCCGCTCAGAAACGGCGCACGGGCACGAGGGCTTCGTCGTTGCCATCGCGAATCAGGCGCAACGGATAACCGAAAGCATCACTGCAATACTCGGCCGAAAGCACTTCGCCCACCGGGCCGGCACGCCACCCGCCACGGCCGTCGAGCAGCAACGCGTGCGTGGCAAAGCGCCGTGCGAGATTCAGATCGTGGCACGAGAAGATAACGGCAGCATCGTCGCGTTGCGCATGGCGCGCGAGTTGTTCGAGCGCGTCGATCTGATGATGCAGATCGAGATGCGAAACCGGCTCGTCGAGCAGCAACAGCGGCGTGGCCTGCGCCAGTACGGCAGCCAGCGACACCCGCTGACGTTCGCCGCCCGAGAGCGTGGTGACGTCGCGCGCCGCGAAATCCTCCATGCCGACTTGCGCGAGTGCCGCCATGGCGGCGGCAATGTCTTCATCCGATTCCCACGCGCCCCAGCGCCCTTGCGCCAGATAGGGGTGGCGTCCGGCCAGCACGACTTCGAGAGCCGTGGCCCCGAAGGCGTCGCGCGTTTGTTGCGGCATGAGCGCACGCACCTTGGCGAGCGGCGCGGGACGCCACTGAGCCAACGACTTGCCTTCGATCTCGACACGCCCGCTACCGGCAATGGCCGCATCGCGCGATGACGTGGCTTGCACCGGACGCAGCCCGGCGAGCGTGGTGAGCAACGTGGTCTTGCCGGCCCCATTCGGCCCGGCCAGACACCAGCACTCACCCGCAGCCACGGCAAGATCGAGCCAGTCGACGAGTACGCGCTCGCCGGCGCGTAATGTCAGGGCATGCGTTTGCAGCAGTGGTGTATTCATCGGATGGCCCGCCGGGAAAGCAGCCACAGAAAGACCGGCACGCCGATCATCGCGGTAATCACGCCCACGGGCAATTGCGTCGGTGCAATGATCGTACGCGCCACCAGATCGGCGAGCATCAACAATGCGCCACCGGCGAGCGCGGCGGCGGGCAACAACATGCGCTGATCGTTGCCGAAACGCAGACGCAGAATGTGCGGTACAACGAGACCGATGAAGCCGATGCTGCCGGCAGTGGTCACGGCAACCGCGGTGGCCAGCGACGCCGCCAGATAGATGCGTGCCCGTAGCGGGCCGACAGCCACGCCCACGGCCTGCGCCACGGCCTCGCCACGCAACAGCACATTCAGGCGGTGCGCGACGGGGCACACGATCAGCAGCGTTACCGCTAGCGCGATCAACGGCAGGGCGGCGCGGTCGACACCGTTCAGATCGCCCGTGAGCCAGAACAGCATGCCGCGCAGGCTGGCGTCGGGCGCGAGCGTGAGAATAAGGGTGGCGAGTGCGCCGAAGCCTGCGGCCATCATCACGCCGGTGAGCAGCAGTTTGGTGCTGCTATCCTGCTCGCCGGGCCGCAGGAAGCTGCGGTGCGAGAGCGCCATCACGATAGCGATGGCGGCGAGAGCGCCCGCGAAGGCGCTCGTCTGTACCCAGAAGAAGGGGAGCATGAGCGCCAGCGACGCCAGTGCGGCGACACCCGCGCCACCGGAGATTCCCAGAACGTAAGGATCGGCGAGCGGGTTTCGCAACAGGGTCTGCATCAGGGTGCCGGCAACGGCGAGCAGCCCGCCACAGGCAAACGCGGCGAGCGCGCGCGGCAGGCGCAGACGCCAGACCACGTCGCCCGCGAGACCGGCATCGTGACCCAGCAGCAGCGAGCCGATCTCACCGAGCGAGACTGGCACGCTGCCCAGCATGAGCGACGCGAGCAGAACGACCAGCGCAACGCCGGCCAGTCCTGCCCAGATGGCGAGAGCGCGACGCGGTGTCATGCCGCGTGAGGAGCGTGGCGCCCTGCCGGGACGTCGTTAGAACTGCTTCCAGCCGAGCGAGACATAGATCGCGCGCCCGAGGGTGTTGTAGGCATAGACCGTCTGGTAGTTCTTGTTGAAGACGTTGTCCAGGTGCGCCGAGACGTACCAGGATTTGTCGATATCGTAGCGTGCCTGCAGGTTCACGAGCGTATAAGCGCCGAGGTGCTGGCCGCCCGTATCGTAACGCTCGCCACTGTAGAACACATCGCCGCCGACGGTGAACTTGTCGAATGTCTTCGACAAGCCGATCGAGCCGAACTGCTTGGCGCGACGTGCGAGTTGCTTGTCCGCATCCAGATCGGTCGGGTTCTGACGCGTGAACGACGCGCGCACATCCACGCCGAAGAACGGACGGCCGGCATAGGTCAGCTCAAGACCTTCGACACGGGCTTTGGCCACGTTCGCAGCAGTGTACGGGAACACCGTCAGCGACTGGATCAGGTTGGTGTAGTTGGTCTGGAAGCCCGTCAGCTTGACCAGACCCAGACGCTCGCCGCCATTGAACTGCACGGCCAGTTCTTTGGAGATCGAACGTTCCGGTTGCAGGTTCGGATTGCCGTAGCCCGGGTAGAACAGCTCGTTGAAGGTCGGTGCACGGAAGCCGTCTGACGCGTTGGCCATGAACTTCCACTGATTCGTCAGGTTGTAGCCGTAGCCCAGCCAGTAGCTGTTTGCCCCGCCGAAGTCGGAGTAGACGTCGCGGCGTACATTGGCCTGCACCTGATGCTTGCCGAACGTGCCTTCGTAGCCCAGGTACGGGGAATCG includes:
- a CDS encoding ABC transporter ATP-binding protein; translated protein: MNTPLLQTHALTLRAGERVLVDWLDLAVAAGECWCLAGPNGAGKTTLLTTLAGLRPVQATSSRDAAIAGSGRVEIEGKSLAQWRPAPLAKVRALMPQQTRDAFGATALEVVLAGRHPYLAQGRWGAWESDEDIAAAMAALAQVGMEDFAARDVTTLSGGERQRVSLAAVLAQATPLLLLDEPVSHLDLHHQIDALEQLARHAQRDDAAVIFSCHDLNLARRFATHALLLDGRGGWRAGPVGEVLSAEYCSDAFGYPLRLIRDGNDEALVPVRRF
- the cobO gene encoding cob(I)yrinic acid a,c-diamide adenosyltransferase, with translation MTQDKPQSQPESATAGDDGRNERHRSRMVRKKAVIDDKIAQAQRDCGVIVITTGNGKGKSSSGFGMVVRAMGHGMKTGVVQFIKGAIPTGEEKFLRRFPDECEFHVMGEGYTWETQDRTRDIAKAEAAWEQARRMLRDPSFGLVLFDELNIALKLGYLDVNTVVADLQARPEMQHVVITGRGAPQALIDAANTVTDMTPVKHAFAEGIRAQAGVEM
- a CDS encoding FecCD family ABC transporter permease, producing the protein MTPRRALAIWAGLAGVALVVLLASLMLGSVPVSLGEIGSLLLGHDAGLAGDVVWRLRLPRALAAFACGGLLAVAGTLMQTLLRNPLADPYVLGISGGAGVAALASLALMLPFFWVQTSAFAGALAAIAIVMALSHRSFLRPGEQDSSTKLLLTGVMMAAGFGALATLILTLAPDASLRGMLFWLTGDLNGVDRAALPLIALAVTLLIVCPVAHRLNVLLRGEAVAQAVGVAVGPLRARIYLAASLATAVAVTTAGSIGFIGLVVPHILRLRFGNDQRMLLPAAALAGGALLMLADLVARTIIAPTQLPVGVITAMIGVPVFLWLLSRRAIR